In Halichondria panicea chromosome 17, odHalPani1.1, whole genome shotgun sequence, a single window of DNA contains:
- the LOC135351912 gene encoding uncharacterized protein LOC135351912 isoform X3, with protein sequence MSVHSQSVQDILNWVQMKLRCCKEMGASNGKRTKRTTTHRGESFILDPKTNPMNARADYSHKECDIDRKNSCAKTDSLYRSESFHPLGSPTFSTFGSFAVMETKLEQEPSLGMPRKVKMFASRKLITKCSSEPNLLDECPADLPHTFIGTEPSHVTRLLRESTPHTTNITGSTLSLVPGPSLTHSTQSLNTQSLTTHTTTLKPVYIIPPEVEKVAVRLSRSPQPTRKPPVPERLNSATSVSSFGSASSGQRHLSESFEPALTMETDQPSPGLRTIARIKEGSPKHVLARDSVTSNMSYVLTQEPQPWTCDSRPCSGEARPPFPLPLTRDSRPCSGEHRPPPPLPWTRDSRPCSGEDRPPPPLPWTRDSRPCSGEDRPPPPLPWTRDSRPCSGEARPPPPLRKVPSPLHIRADTARAAAGDVMTDIKQRALPPTPNQVHARLTRTSATLKTYRSPLLSTDESSLDSHGSREASKQQYEAGASRTLPTKRHGRKLNLKSIIQTDCQPHYHVLESSPPSADITVTTMPPPRPPRKLIDPTRQIDFTHLITGENRDPTLGSDDVSVAVSDTDATCLHCGRQIGAEPFYICVADSEDGGSSTRGSATNTPEVTDPVTGPDAVDSATRPDTVPLGDVAGMELADTTSAAQETVEVIQTQEAVQPPEAVSDPIISEGDMVALTTEETNHDQDDLSDEDVQPRTSGIPTGNGDDVSLEDELQPGALICMDCVRREAPIYHELNPGEIEAILSGMDLSAPPIPSREQRPPRERDPVYERIASVKRKLTLKLSTGSRIITRVSLDGAYIIKASKPRRPKYRTTSSTDYEQVSTDIDTPPSPHYHRASEIHQLGEIPLPDEVDPANHTRCRPHPPPLAAFRGHQSSSHDYESLPGSFEGRQVELRGGLGNKQGSHDYAFIGPAPSMESLNERSPSPPYVPPGGQRATLMRIDSQGYASVMIPDYSDDTTDCLRPGERRCPFHVSTESLDPRRSPNDYEVPVIKTTAETEETIRRGSLARQRAVSENEQSQQEVATSRQPDSTSIAQAGISDIVAAKMSVTDNESVESVIDQDGHEEVFDSGFENSNEGLQLTSPRVSESVPPPIPPRPPRALSLIETQSDTLLSQADDSYKRPRSKTFNSSKPSTQETNKKLCIVLNHQSSVVV encoded by the exons ATGAGTGTGCATAGTCAGTCAGTGCAAGATATTCTAAACTGGGTTCAGATGAAACTAAG GTGCTGTAAGGAAATGGGTGCAAGCAATGGCAAGAGGACTAAGAGGACCACTACTCATCGTGGGGAGTCCTTTATACTTGACCCCAAGACCAACCCAATGAACGCCAGAGCTGACTATTCTCACAAAGA GTGCGATATAGATCGGAAGAACAGCTGTGCAAAGACTGATTCTCTCTACAGAAGTGAAT CTTTCCACCCACTTGGTTCCCCAACATTCTCAACGTTTGGGTCATTTGCTGTTATGGAGACGAAACTGGAACAAGAGCCATCATTGGGAATGCCCAGAAAAGTAAAAATGTTCGCCTCGAGGAAGCTTATTACAAAGTGCTCATCAGAGCCCAACTTGCTTGACGAGTGTCCAGCTGACCTTCCCCACACTTTCATAGGTACCGAACCATCTCACGTGACAAGGCTGCTACGAGAGTCCACTCCTCACACTACTAATATCACAGGAAGCACATTGTCACTCGTGCCCGGACCCAGcctcacacacagcacacagtcACTCAACACACAGTCActcaccacccacacaacaaCACTCAAACCGGTGTACATTATACCACCAGAAGTGGAGAAAGTTGCAGTACGATTAAGTCGGTCCCCACAACCCACTCGAAAACCGCCTGTTCCCGAGAGACTAAACAGTGCCACTAGCGTCAGCAGTTTCGGCTCTGCATCGTCAGGTCAACGACATCTCAGTGAGAGCTTTGAGCCAGCTCTGACTATGGAGACAGACCAACCCTCACCTGGCCTGAGAACCATTGCCAGGATTAAAG AAGGCAGTCCAAAGCATGTGCTTGCTCGCGACAGTGTGACCAGTAACATGTCCTATGTACTGACTCAAGAGCCACAGCCCTGGACCTGTGACTCTAGACCATGCTCGGGCGAGGCTAGACCACCCTTTCCCCTGCCCTTGACCCGTGACTCTAGACCATGCTCGGGTGAGCatagaccaccccctcccctgcCCTGGACCCGTGACTCTAGACCATGCTCGGGTGAGgatagaccaccccctcccctgcCCTGGACCCGTGACTCTAGACCATGCTCGGGCGAGgatagaccaccccctcccctgcCCTGGACCCGTGACTCTAGACCATGTTCGGGTGAGGctagaccaccccctcccctccgCAAGGTGCCCTCACCACTGCACATCAGAGCTGACACTGCTAGAGCTG CTGCAGGTGATGTGATGACTGATATAAAGCAACGAGCACTTCCCCCCACCCCTAACCAAGTGCACGCTCGCCTCACACGAACATCTGCAACTCTAAAGACGTACAGATCACCTCTCCTATCAACAGACGAAAGCTCATTGGACTCACACGGAAGTAGAGAAGCCAGTAAACAACAATACGAAGCAGGGGCTAGCCGAACGTTACCCACTAAAAGGCATGGCAGAAAACTTAATCTTAAATCAATCATTCAAACTGATTGCCAACCGCACTATCATGTCCTGGAGTCTTCCCCACCGTCGGCCGATATTACCGTGACAACCATGCCCCCACCACGCCCACCGAGGAAACTAATTGACCCAACACGGCAAATTGATTTTACCCATCTAATTACTGGAGAGAACAGAGACCCTACTCTGGGGAGTGACGATGTGTCTGTGGCTGTATCTGATACTGATGCCACCTGTCTTCATTGTGGTCGCCAAATTGGAG CCGAACCATTCTATATTTGTGTGGCTGATTCTGAAGATGGTGGTTCCTCTACTCGAGGCAGTGCGACTAACACACCTGAGGTAACAGACCCAGTGACTGGGCCTGATGCAGTCGATTCGGCTACTAGGCCTGATACAGTCCCCCTGGGCGACGTTGCTGGCATGGAATTGGCTGACACAACAAGTGCTGCACAAGAAACAGTTGAAGTGATTCAAACGCAAGAGGCCGTCCAACCGCCTGAGGCTGTTTCTGACCCTATCATTAGTGAAGGGGATATGGTAGCCCTCACAACAGAGGAGACCAACCATGATCAAGATGACCTTTCAGACGAAGATGTACAACCAAGAACAAGTGGAATTCCCACAGGAA ATGGTGATGATGTTAGTTTGGAAGATGAGTTGCAGCCAGGAGCTTTGATCTGTATGGACTGTGTCCGGAGGGAAG CTCCTATCTATCATGAGTTGAACCCTGGCGAGATTGAGGCCATTCTGTCAGGTATGGACCTGTCAGCCCCGCCCATCCCATCGAGGGAACAACGTCCCCCTAGGGAGAGGGACCCAGTCTACGAGAGAATTGCAAGTGTGAAGAGAAAACTGACCCTTAAGCTGAGCACTGGGTCGAGAATTATCACACGTGTGAGCCTCGATGGAGCATACATCATCA AAGCTTCAAAACCACGTAGGCCCAAGTATCGGACCACCTCCTCCACAGACTATGAGCAAGTGTCCACGGACATTGACAcgcccccctcccctcacTACCATCGAGCTTCAGAGATACACCAACTAGGGGAAATCCCTCTGCCAGACGAGGTCGACCCTGCTAATCACACCAGATGccgaccacacccacctccgCTGGCCGCATTTCGAGGTCATCAATCGAGCTCACATGACTACGAGAGTTTACCGGGTTCCTTTGAGGGCCGACAAGTGGAACTACGCGGTGGCCTGGGAAACAAGCAGGGATCACATGACTACGCCTTCATTGGGCCTGCCCCTAGTATGGAGAGCCTTAACGAGCGATCTCCCAGTCCACCATATGTGCCTCCAGGAG GTCAAAGAGCCACACTAATGCGAATAGACTCCCAAGGCTATGCCTCTGTGATGATTCCTGATTACTCGGACGATACTACGGATTGCTTGAGGCCGGGTGAGAGGAGGTGCCCCTTTCATGTCAGTACAGAGTCACTGGACCCACGGAGATCTCCCAATGATTACGAGGTCCCTGTCATTAAAACTACGGCTGAAACTGAAGAAACTATTCGAAGAGGCTCACTAGCCCGGCAAAGAGCAGTGTCGGAGAATGAGCAATCCCAACAGGAGGTTGCTACTTCAAGACAACCTGATTCAACGTCTATTGCTCAAGCTGGTATATCTGACATCGTAGCAGCGAAGATGAGTGTGACTGATAACGAAAGTGTGGAGAGCGTTATTGACCAAGACGGCCACGAAGAAGTTTTTGACTCTGGATTCGAGAATTCTAACGAAGGACTTCAACTGACGTCCCCCCGAGTGTCTGAATCTGTGCCCCCCCCAATTCCACCACGACCCCCCCGAGCCCTATCCCTCATTGAGACCCAAAGCGACACGCTACTCTCTCAAGCTGATGATAGTTATAAACGACCTCGATCAAAGACTTTTAATAGCTCCAAACCGTCCACCCAAGAGACTAACAAAAAACTCTGTATTGTACTCAATCACCAGTCAAGTGTGGTTgtttaa
- the LOC135351912 gene encoding uncharacterized protein LOC135351912 isoform X2, with product MDKTLPLIFVLIVIQLFNNTAQARVISGLEQTDHESSDLPPPAVRLEQPEHRLERAKRYSEEDRPQPNHNGGSVSQFLTVTLLGATLLLILPIVVTGLLCCKEMGASNGKRTKRTTTHRGESFILDPKTNPMNARADYSHKECDIDRKNSCAKTDSLYRSESFHPLGSPTFSTFGSFAVMETKLEQEPSLGMPRKVKMFASRKLITKCSSEPNLLDECPADLPHTFIGTEPSHVTRLLRESTPHTTNITGSTLSLVPGPSLTHSTQSLNTQSLTTHTTTLKPVYIIPPEVEKVAVRLSRSPQPTRKPPVPERLNSATSVSSFGSASSGQRHLSESFEPALTMETDQPSPGLRTIARIKEGSPKHVLARDSVTSNMSYVLTQEPQPWTCDSRPCSGEARPPFPLPLTRDSRPCSGEHRPPPPLPWTRDSRPCSGEDRPPPPLPWTRDSRPCSGEDRPPPPLPWTRDSRPCSGEARPPPPLRKVPSPLHIRADTARAAAGDVMTDIKQRALPPTPNQVHARLTRTSATLKTYRSPLLSTDESSLDSHGSREASKQQYEAGASRTLPTKRHGRKLNLKSIIQTDCQPHYHVLESSPPSADITVTTMPPPRPPRKLIDPTRQIDFTHLITGENRDPTLGSDDVSVAVSDTDATCLHCGRQIGAEPFYICVADSEDGGSSTRGSATNTPEVTDPVTGPDAVDSATRPDTVPLGDVAGMELADTTSAAQETVEVIQTQEAVQPPEAVSDPIISEGDMVALTTEETNHDQDDLSDEDVQPRTSGIPTGNGDDVSLEDELQPGALICMDCVRREAPIYHELNPGEIEAILSGMDLSAPPIPSREQRPPRERDPVYERIASVKRKLTLKLSTGSRIITRVSLDGAYIIKASKPRRPKYRTTSSTDYEQVSTDIDTPPSPHYHRASEIHQLGEIPLPDEVDPANHTRCRPHPPPLAAFRGHQSSSHDYESLPGSFEGRQVELRGGLGNKQGSHDYAFIGPAPSMESLNERSPSPPYVPPGGQRATLMRIDSQGYASVMIPDYSDDTTDCLRPGERRCPFHVSTESLDPRRSPNDYEVPVIKTTAETEETIRRGSLARQRAVSENEQSQQEVATSRQPDSTSIAQAGISDIVAAKMSVTDNESVESVIDQDGHEEVFDSGFENSNEGLQLTSPRVSESVPPPIPPRPPRALSLIETQSDTLLSQADDSYKRPRSKTFNSSKPSTQETNKKLCIVLNHQSSVVV from the exons ATGGATAAAACTCTTCCTTTAATATTTGTACTGATAGTTATACAGCTGTTCAACAACACAGCTCAAGCAAGAGTCATCTCAGGCCTGGAGCAGACAG ACCACGAGAGCTCGGACCTGCCCCCACCAGCTGTCAGGCTAGAGCAACCAGAGCATCGCCTAGAGAGAGCTAAGAGGTACAGTGAAGAGGATCGTCCCCAACCAAACCACAATGGTG GTTCAGTCAGTCAGTTCCTGACAGTGACTTTGTTGGGAGCCACACTTCTGCTGATTCTGCCCATTGTAGTTACTGGTCTACT GTGCTGTAAGGAAATGGGTGCAAGCAATGGCAAGAGGACTAAGAGGACCACTACTCATCGTGGGGAGTCCTTTATACTTGACCCCAAGACCAACCCAATGAACGCCAGAGCTGACTATTCTCACAAAGA GTGCGATATAGATCGGAAGAACAGCTGTGCAAAGACTGATTCTCTCTACAGAAGTGAAT CTTTCCACCCACTTGGTTCCCCAACATTCTCAACGTTTGGGTCATTTGCTGTTATGGAGACGAAACTGGAACAAGAGCCATCATTGGGAATGCCCAGAAAAGTAAAAATGTTCGCCTCGAGGAAGCTTATTACAAAGTGCTCATCAGAGCCCAACTTGCTTGACGAGTGTCCAGCTGACCTTCCCCACACTTTCATAGGTACCGAACCATCTCACGTGACAAGGCTGCTACGAGAGTCCACTCCTCACACTACTAATATCACAGGAAGCACATTGTCACTCGTGCCCGGACCCAGcctcacacacagcacacagtcACTCAACACACAGTCActcaccacccacacaacaaCACTCAAACCGGTGTACATTATACCACCAGAAGTGGAGAAAGTTGCAGTACGATTAAGTCGGTCCCCACAACCCACTCGAAAACCGCCTGTTCCCGAGAGACTAAACAGTGCCACTAGCGTCAGCAGTTTCGGCTCTGCATCGTCAGGTCAACGACATCTCAGTGAGAGCTTTGAGCCAGCTCTGACTATGGAGACAGACCAACCCTCACCTGGCCTGAGAACCATTGCCAGGATTAAAG AAGGCAGTCCAAAGCATGTGCTTGCTCGCGACAGTGTGACCAGTAACATGTCCTATGTACTGACTCAAGAGCCACAGCCCTGGACCTGTGACTCTAGACCATGCTCGGGCGAGGCTAGACCACCCTTTCCCCTGCCCTTGACCCGTGACTCTAGACCATGCTCGGGTGAGCatagaccaccccctcccctgcCCTGGACCCGTGACTCTAGACCATGCTCGGGTGAGgatagaccaccccctcccctgcCCTGGACCCGTGACTCTAGACCATGCTCGGGCGAGgatagaccaccccctcccctgcCCTGGACCCGTGACTCTAGACCATGTTCGGGTGAGGctagaccaccccctcccctccgCAAGGTGCCCTCACCACTGCACATCAGAGCTGACACTGCTAGAGCTG CTGCAGGTGATGTGATGACTGATATAAAGCAACGAGCACTTCCCCCCACCCCTAACCAAGTGCACGCTCGCCTCACACGAACATCTGCAACTCTAAAGACGTACAGATCACCTCTCCTATCAACAGACGAAAGCTCATTGGACTCACACGGAAGTAGAGAAGCCAGTAAACAACAATACGAAGCAGGGGCTAGCCGAACGTTACCCACTAAAAGGCATGGCAGAAAACTTAATCTTAAATCAATCATTCAAACTGATTGCCAACCGCACTATCATGTCCTGGAGTCTTCCCCACCGTCGGCCGATATTACCGTGACAACCATGCCCCCACCACGCCCACCGAGGAAACTAATTGACCCAACACGGCAAATTGATTTTACCCATCTAATTACTGGAGAGAACAGAGACCCTACTCTGGGGAGTGACGATGTGTCTGTGGCTGTATCTGATACTGATGCCACCTGTCTTCATTGTGGTCGCCAAATTGGAG CCGAACCATTCTATATTTGTGTGGCTGATTCTGAAGATGGTGGTTCCTCTACTCGAGGCAGTGCGACTAACACACCTGAGGTAACAGACCCAGTGACTGGGCCTGATGCAGTCGATTCGGCTACTAGGCCTGATACAGTCCCCCTGGGCGACGTTGCTGGCATGGAATTGGCTGACACAACAAGTGCTGCACAAGAAACAGTTGAAGTGATTCAAACGCAAGAGGCCGTCCAACCGCCTGAGGCTGTTTCTGACCCTATCATTAGTGAAGGGGATATGGTAGCCCTCACAACAGAGGAGACCAACCATGATCAAGATGACCTTTCAGACGAAGATGTACAACCAAGAACAAGTGGAATTCCCACAGGAA ATGGTGATGATGTTAGTTTGGAAGATGAGTTGCAGCCAGGAGCTTTGATCTGTATGGACTGTGTCCGGAGGGAAG CTCCTATCTATCATGAGTTGAACCCTGGCGAGATTGAGGCCATTCTGTCAGGTATGGACCTGTCAGCCCCGCCCATCCCATCGAGGGAACAACGTCCCCCTAGGGAGAGGGACCCAGTCTACGAGAGAATTGCAAGTGTGAAGAGAAAACTGACCCTTAAGCTGAGCACTGGGTCGAGAATTATCACACGTGTGAGCCTCGATGGAGCATACATCATCA AAGCTTCAAAACCACGTAGGCCCAAGTATCGGACCACCTCCTCCACAGACTATGAGCAAGTGTCCACGGACATTGACAcgcccccctcccctcacTACCATCGAGCTTCAGAGATACACCAACTAGGGGAAATCCCTCTGCCAGACGAGGTCGACCCTGCTAATCACACCAGATGccgaccacacccacctccgCTGGCCGCATTTCGAGGTCATCAATCGAGCTCACATGACTACGAGAGTTTACCGGGTTCCTTTGAGGGCCGACAAGTGGAACTACGCGGTGGCCTGGGAAACAAGCAGGGATCACATGACTACGCCTTCATTGGGCCTGCCCCTAGTATGGAGAGCCTTAACGAGCGATCTCCCAGTCCACCATATGTGCCTCCAGGAG GTCAAAGAGCCACACTAATGCGAATAGACTCCCAAGGCTATGCCTCTGTGATGATTCCTGATTACTCGGACGATACTACGGATTGCTTGAGGCCGGGTGAGAGGAGGTGCCCCTTTCATGTCAGTACAGAGTCACTGGACCCACGGAGATCTCCCAATGATTACGAGGTCCCTGTCATTAAAACTACGGCTGAAACTGAAGAAACTATTCGAAGAGGCTCACTAGCCCGGCAAAGAGCAGTGTCGGAGAATGAGCAATCCCAACAGGAGGTTGCTACTTCAAGACAACCTGATTCAACGTCTATTGCTCAAGCTGGTATATCTGACATCGTAGCAGCGAAGATGAGTGTGACTGATAACGAAAGTGTGGAGAGCGTTATTGACCAAGACGGCCACGAAGAAGTTTTTGACTCTGGATTCGAGAATTCTAACGAAGGACTTCAACTGACGTCCCCCCGAGTGTCTGAATCTGTGCCCCCCCCAATTCCACCACGACCCCCCCGAGCCCTATCCCTCATTGAGACCCAAAGCGACACGCTACTCTCTCAAGCTGATGATAGTTATAAACGACCTCGATCAAAGACTTTTAATAGCTCCAAACCGTCCACCCAAGAGACTAACAAAAAACTCTGTATTGTACTCAATCACCAGTCAAGTGTGGTTgtttaa
- the LOC135351912 gene encoding uncharacterized protein LOC135351912 isoform X1, with amino-acid sequence MDKTLPLIFVLIVIQLFNNTAQARVISGLEQTDHESSDLPPPAVRLEQPEHRLERAKRYSEEDRPQPNHNGAGSVSQFLTVTLLGATLLLILPIVVTGLLCCKEMGASNGKRTKRTTTHRGESFILDPKTNPMNARADYSHKECDIDRKNSCAKTDSLYRSESFHPLGSPTFSTFGSFAVMETKLEQEPSLGMPRKVKMFASRKLITKCSSEPNLLDECPADLPHTFIGTEPSHVTRLLRESTPHTTNITGSTLSLVPGPSLTHSTQSLNTQSLTTHTTTLKPVYIIPPEVEKVAVRLSRSPQPTRKPPVPERLNSATSVSSFGSASSGQRHLSESFEPALTMETDQPSPGLRTIARIKEGSPKHVLARDSVTSNMSYVLTQEPQPWTCDSRPCSGEARPPFPLPLTRDSRPCSGEHRPPPPLPWTRDSRPCSGEDRPPPPLPWTRDSRPCSGEDRPPPPLPWTRDSRPCSGEARPPPPLRKVPSPLHIRADTARAAAGDVMTDIKQRALPPTPNQVHARLTRTSATLKTYRSPLLSTDESSLDSHGSREASKQQYEAGASRTLPTKRHGRKLNLKSIIQTDCQPHYHVLESSPPSADITVTTMPPPRPPRKLIDPTRQIDFTHLITGENRDPTLGSDDVSVAVSDTDATCLHCGRQIGAEPFYICVADSEDGGSSTRGSATNTPEVTDPVTGPDAVDSATRPDTVPLGDVAGMELADTTSAAQETVEVIQTQEAVQPPEAVSDPIISEGDMVALTTEETNHDQDDLSDEDVQPRTSGIPTGNGDDVSLEDELQPGALICMDCVRREAPIYHELNPGEIEAILSGMDLSAPPIPSREQRPPRERDPVYERIASVKRKLTLKLSTGSRIITRVSLDGAYIIKASKPRRPKYRTTSSTDYEQVSTDIDTPPSPHYHRASEIHQLGEIPLPDEVDPANHTRCRPHPPPLAAFRGHQSSSHDYESLPGSFEGRQVELRGGLGNKQGSHDYAFIGPAPSMESLNERSPSPPYVPPGGQRATLMRIDSQGYASVMIPDYSDDTTDCLRPGERRCPFHVSTESLDPRRSPNDYEVPVIKTTAETEETIRRGSLARQRAVSENEQSQQEVATSRQPDSTSIAQAGISDIVAAKMSVTDNESVESVIDQDGHEEVFDSGFENSNEGLQLTSPRVSESVPPPIPPRPPRALSLIETQSDTLLSQADDSYKRPRSKTFNSSKPSTQETNKKLCIVLNHQSSVVV; translated from the exons ATGGATAAAACTCTTCCTTTAATATTTGTACTGATAGTTATACAGCTGTTCAACAACACAGCTCAAGCAAGAGTCATCTCAGGCCTGGAGCAGACAG ACCACGAGAGCTCGGACCTGCCCCCACCAGCTGTCAGGCTAGAGCAACCAGAGCATCGCCTAGAGAGAGCTAAGAGGTACAGTGAAGAGGATCGTCCCCAACCAAACCACAATGGTG CAGGTTCAGTCAGTCAGTTCCTGACAGTGACTTTGTTGGGAGCCACACTTCTGCTGATTCTGCCCATTGTAGTTACTGGTCTACT GTGCTGTAAGGAAATGGGTGCAAGCAATGGCAAGAGGACTAAGAGGACCACTACTCATCGTGGGGAGTCCTTTATACTTGACCCCAAGACCAACCCAATGAACGCCAGAGCTGACTATTCTCACAAAGA GTGCGATATAGATCGGAAGAACAGCTGTGCAAAGACTGATTCTCTCTACAGAAGTGAAT CTTTCCACCCACTTGGTTCCCCAACATTCTCAACGTTTGGGTCATTTGCTGTTATGGAGACGAAACTGGAACAAGAGCCATCATTGGGAATGCCCAGAAAAGTAAAAATGTTCGCCTCGAGGAAGCTTATTACAAAGTGCTCATCAGAGCCCAACTTGCTTGACGAGTGTCCAGCTGACCTTCCCCACACTTTCATAGGTACCGAACCATCTCACGTGACAAGGCTGCTACGAGAGTCCACTCCTCACACTACTAATATCACAGGAAGCACATTGTCACTCGTGCCCGGACCCAGcctcacacacagcacacagtcACTCAACACACAGTCActcaccacccacacaacaaCACTCAAACCGGTGTACATTATACCACCAGAAGTGGAGAAAGTTGCAGTACGATTAAGTCGGTCCCCACAACCCACTCGAAAACCGCCTGTTCCCGAGAGACTAAACAGTGCCACTAGCGTCAGCAGTTTCGGCTCTGCATCGTCAGGTCAACGACATCTCAGTGAGAGCTTTGAGCCAGCTCTGACTATGGAGACAGACCAACCCTCACCTGGCCTGAGAACCATTGCCAGGATTAAAG AAGGCAGTCCAAAGCATGTGCTTGCTCGCGACAGTGTGACCAGTAACATGTCCTATGTACTGACTCAAGAGCCACAGCCCTGGACCTGTGACTCTAGACCATGCTCGGGCGAGGCTAGACCACCCTTTCCCCTGCCCTTGACCCGTGACTCTAGACCATGCTCGGGTGAGCatagaccaccccctcccctgcCCTGGACCCGTGACTCTAGACCATGCTCGGGTGAGgatagaccaccccctcccctgcCCTGGACCCGTGACTCTAGACCATGCTCGGGCGAGgatagaccaccccctcccctgcCCTGGACCCGTGACTCTAGACCATGTTCGGGTGAGGctagaccaccccctcccctccgCAAGGTGCCCTCACCACTGCACATCAGAGCTGACACTGCTAGAGCTG CTGCAGGTGATGTGATGACTGATATAAAGCAACGAGCACTTCCCCCCACCCCTAACCAAGTGCACGCTCGCCTCACACGAACATCTGCAACTCTAAAGACGTACAGATCACCTCTCCTATCAACAGACGAAAGCTCATTGGACTCACACGGAAGTAGAGAAGCCAGTAAACAACAATACGAAGCAGGGGCTAGCCGAACGTTACCCACTAAAAGGCATGGCAGAAAACTTAATCTTAAATCAATCATTCAAACTGATTGCCAACCGCACTATCATGTCCTGGAGTCTTCCCCACCGTCGGCCGATATTACCGTGACAACCATGCCCCCACCACGCCCACCGAGGAAACTAATTGACCCAACACGGCAAATTGATTTTACCCATCTAATTACTGGAGAGAACAGAGACCCTACTCTGGGGAGTGACGATGTGTCTGTGGCTGTATCTGATACTGATGCCACCTGTCTTCATTGTGGTCGCCAAATTGGAG CCGAACCATTCTATATTTGTGTGGCTGATTCTGAAGATGGTGGTTCCTCTACTCGAGGCAGTGCGACTAACACACCTGAGGTAACAGACCCAGTGACTGGGCCTGATGCAGTCGATTCGGCTACTAGGCCTGATACAGTCCCCCTGGGCGACGTTGCTGGCATGGAATTGGCTGACACAACAAGTGCTGCACAAGAAACAGTTGAAGTGATTCAAACGCAAGAGGCCGTCCAACCGCCTGAGGCTGTTTCTGACCCTATCATTAGTGAAGGGGATATGGTAGCCCTCACAACAGAGGAGACCAACCATGATCAAGATGACCTTTCAGACGAAGATGTACAACCAAGAACAAGTGGAATTCCCACAGGAA ATGGTGATGATGTTAGTTTGGAAGATGAGTTGCAGCCAGGAGCTTTGATCTGTATGGACTGTGTCCGGAGGGAAG CTCCTATCTATCATGAGTTGAACCCTGGCGAGATTGAGGCCATTCTGTCAGGTATGGACCTGTCAGCCCCGCCCATCCCATCGAGGGAACAACGTCCCCCTAGGGAGAGGGACCCAGTCTACGAGAGAATTGCAAGTGTGAAGAGAAAACTGACCCTTAAGCTGAGCACTGGGTCGAGAATTATCACACGTGTGAGCCTCGATGGAGCATACATCATCA AAGCTTCAAAACCACGTAGGCCCAAGTATCGGACCACCTCCTCCACAGACTATGAGCAAGTGTCCACGGACATTGACAcgcccccctcccctcacTACCATCGAGCTTCAGAGATACACCAACTAGGGGAAATCCCTCTGCCAGACGAGGTCGACCCTGCTAATCACACCAGATGccgaccacacccacctccgCTGGCCGCATTTCGAGGTCATCAATCGAGCTCACATGACTACGAGAGTTTACCGGGTTCCTTTGAGGGCCGACAAGTGGAACTACGCGGTGGCCTGGGAAACAAGCAGGGATCACATGACTACGCCTTCATTGGGCCTGCCCCTAGTATGGAGAGCCTTAACGAGCGATCTCCCAGTCCACCATATGTGCCTCCAGGAG GTCAAAGAGCCACACTAATGCGAATAGACTCCCAAGGCTATGCCTCTGTGATGATTCCTGATTACTCGGACGATACTACGGATTGCTTGAGGCCGGGTGAGAGGAGGTGCCCCTTTCATGTCAGTACAGAGTCACTGGACCCACGGAGATCTCCCAATGATTACGAGGTCCCTGTCATTAAAACTACGGCTGAAACTGAAGAAACTATTCGAAGAGGCTCACTAGCCCGGCAAAGAGCAGTGTCGGAGAATGAGCAATCCCAACAGGAGGTTGCTACTTCAAGACAACCTGATTCAACGTCTATTGCTCAAGCTGGTATATCTGACATCGTAGCAGCGAAGATGAGTGTGACTGATAACGAAAGTGTGGAGAGCGTTATTGACCAAGACGGCCACGAAGAAGTTTTTGACTCTGGATTCGAGAATTCTAACGAAGGACTTCAACTGACGTCCCCCCGAGTGTCTGAATCTGTGCCCCCCCCAATTCCACCACGACCCCCCCGAGCCCTATCCCTCATTGAGACCCAAAGCGACACGCTACTCTCTCAAGCTGATGATAGTTATAAACGACCTCGATCAAAGACTTTTAATAGCTCCAAACCGTCCACCCAAGAGACTAACAAAAAACTCTGTATTGTACTCAATCACCAGTCAAGTGTGGTTgtttaa